From a region of the Acinetobacter larvae genome:
- a CDS encoding amino acid ABC transporter substrate-binding protein, whose amino-acid sequence MTILGSCIACGGYTQVLAADTLAKIRKTGKVVIGYRESSDPISYVVAGKPVGYAVDICNHFANALKTDLKMPNLKVEYKAVTSSTRIPEMLAGNIDMECGTTTNSIQRQQQVSFSTSYYATEVRMAVKANSNIQSIADLNGKAVVTTQGTTSDKYIKLNAQKLKVNVKNVYGKDHADSFAMVASGRAAAFVMDDNILAGLIAKSSAPAQYKIVGPVLSSEPYGIMLPKDDPAYKAIADRVVTGMWKNGQMDSLYKKWFLSPIAPKNINLKLSMSSSYQKLKASPNDKGIN is encoded by the coding sequence ATGACCATTTTAGGCAGTTGTATTGCTTGTGGTGGTTATACCCAAGTATTGGCAGCCGATACACTGGCTAAAATCCGTAAAACAGGAAAAGTTGTCATCGGCTATCGTGAATCATCCGATCCTATTTCCTATGTGGTGGCGGGTAAACCGGTCGGTTATGCCGTTGATATCTGTAATCACTTTGCCAATGCACTGAAAACAGATTTAAAAATGCCCAACCTTAAAGTGGAATATAAAGCGGTGACCTCTTCAACGCGTATTCCTGAAATGCTCGCTGGCAATATCGATATGGAGTGCGGCACTACCACTAACTCTATCCAACGACAACAACAAGTCAGTTTTTCCACCAGTTACTATGCGACAGAAGTTCGGATGGCAGTCAAAGCCAATAGTAATATTCAATCGATTGCCGACCTCAATGGTAAAGCCGTTGTGACCACACAAGGCACAACCTCAGATAAATACATCAAACTCAATGCACAAAAACTAAAAGTTAACGTCAAGAATGTCTATGGTAAAGATCATGCTGACTCCTTTGCCATGGTTGCATCCGGGCGTGCTGCTGCGTTTGTGATGGATGATAATATCTTAGCGGGTTTGATTGCCAAATCATCTGCGCCAGCGCAATACAAAATTGTTGGTCCCGTCCTTTCCTCTGAGCCTTATGGCATTATGCTACCTAAAGATGATCCTGCCTACAAAGCCATTGCCGACCGTGTCGTCACCGGCATGTGGAAAAATGGTCAAATGGATAGCCTCTACAAAAAATGGTTCCTCTCCCCCATTGCCCCCAAAAATATCAACTTAAAACTCTCTATGAGCAGTTCTTACCAGAAACTAAAAGCGAGCCCGAACGACAAAGGCATTAACTAG
- a CDS encoding amino acid ABC transporter permease codes for MSVGSLNWTAYCLASNEYGLDKAQWAESICQHMGGASYSAVAEAPTWLQLLGNGVWTMLWTSIAAFIVAFIVGSCIGILRTLPNKLIATLATCYVELFRNIPLLVQLFFWAFVFPALLPLSLSTGSGEMVAGGWWQNILNDNPAVIGVFALGLYTAARIAEQVRAGILTVSQGQKYAAYAVGFSLAQSYRYVILPVAYRIVWPTLTSEAMNVFKNSAVLYALSVLNFFAYTKTMREETSQDIIILILSTPVYLVITYSIKLMMSWFEKRMAVPGLGSGGKS; via the coding sequence ATGTCTGTAGGTTCATTAAATTGGACTGCCTATTGTCTTGCATCAAATGAATATGGGCTCGATAAAGCCCAATGGGCTGAATCAATTTGCCAGCATATGGGTGGTGCAAGCTATAGTGCAGTGGCAGAAGCGCCAACCTGGTTACAACTGCTGGGCAATGGCGTGTGGACCATGCTCTGGACCTCCATTGCCGCTTTTATCGTGGCTTTTATCGTGGGGTCCTGCATCGGCATTTTACGCACCTTGCCCAATAAACTGATCGCCACACTGGCGACTTGCTATGTAGAACTCTTTCGGAATATCCCCCTTTTGGTGCAATTATTCTTCTGGGCCTTTGTTTTTCCTGCACTATTACCACTCAGTTTAAGTACCGGAAGTGGTGAAATGGTGGCTGGGGGCTGGTGGCAAAATATTTTAAATGATAACCCAGCCGTCATCGGAGTCTTTGCCTTAGGTTTATATACTGCGGCACGCATTGCAGAACAAGTCCGCGCTGGTATTTTAACGGTTTCACAAGGACAAAAATATGCCGCCTATGCGGTTGGTTTTAGCTTAGCGCAAAGTTATCGCTATGTGATTTTACCTGTCGCCTATCGGATCGTTTGGCCAACACTCACCTCTGAGGCCATGAACGTTTTTAAAAACTCAGCTGTGCTCTATGCGCTCAGTGTCTTAAACTTTTTTGCCTATACCAAAACCATGCGTGAAGAGACATCACAAGATATTATTATTTTGATTTTATCGACCCCAGTCTATCTAGTCATTACCTATAGCATTAAATTGATGATGTCTTGGTTTGAAAAACGTATGGCGGTTCCCGGTTTAGGCTCGGGAGGTAAATCATAA
- a CDS encoding amino acid ABC transporter permease — protein MDFSVLQHPDVISALLSGFKFTLTVTILSIIGGILLGTPLAMMRLSNNRAASSFAKFYVDFFRGVPLIQIIFIFYFLLPKFFDFQYDTYYGPMFSSIVTFAIFEAAFFSEIVRSGIQSVSRGQVHAGYALGLNYQQTMAHVVLPQAFRNMLPVLLTQSIVLFQDVSLVYVISAPDFLGNANTLANTYGSESKATFYLSVAIIYFCISFLLSQLVKKLNQKIAIIR, from the coding sequence ATGGACTTTAGCGTTTTACAGCATCCCGATGTGATCTCTGCATTGCTCAGTGGCTTTAAATTTACCCTTACAGTGACGATTTTATCGATCATTGGCGGTATTTTATTGGGTACCCCCTTAGCCATGATGCGCCTCTCCAATAATCGTGCCGCTAGTAGTTTTGCCAAGTTCTATGTCGATTTCTTTCGGGGAGTTCCCTTAATCCAAATTATTTTTATCTTTTATTTTTTATTACCCAAATTCTTTGATTTCCAATATGACACCTATTATGGTCCGATGTTTTCCAGCATTGTAACCTTTGCTATTTTTGAAGCAGCCTTCTTTTCGGAAATTGTCCGTTCAGGCATTCAATCGGTAAGTCGAGGGCAAGTTCATGCGGGTTATGCATTGGGTTTAAATTATCAACAAACGATGGCTCATGTCGTTTTACCGCAAGCCTTTCGTAATATGCTGCCCGTATTACTGACCCAATCTATTGTCCTCTTTCAAGATGTCTCCTTGGTCTATGTGATTAGCGCACCAGACTTCTTAGGCAATGCCAATACCCTAGCCAATACTTATGGCTCAGAGTCCAAAGCTACATTTTATTTAAGTGTTGCGATTATTTATTTCTGTATTTCGTTTTTATTATCGCAGCTCGTAAAAAAACTAAATCAAAAAATAGCGATTATTCGTTAA
- a CDS encoding amino acid ABC transporter ATP-binding protein — protein MPMIDIQNISKWYGDFQVLTDCTTQINAGEVVVVCGPSGSGKSTLIKTVNALEPTQQGNIIVDGTSLNDPKTDLAKFRAKVGMVFQHFELFPHMTVLDNLCIAQRKVLNRSKDQAMQKAIQYLDRVGLSEHKNKFPGQLSGGQQQRVAIARGLCMDPICMLFDEPTSALDPEMVGEVLEVMTQLAQEGMTMMCVTHEMGFARKVSNRVIFMDQGKIIEDCSTQEFFEHPENRHQRTKYFLEKISMMH, from the coding sequence ATGCCAATGATCGATATACAAAACATTTCCAAATGGTATGGTGATTTTCAAGTCTTGACTGACTGCACAACCCAAATCAATGCTGGTGAAGTTGTTGTGGTGTGTGGTCCATCGGGTTCAGGTAAATCTACTTTAATTAAAACGGTTAATGCCCTTGAACCCACTCAACAAGGCAATATCATTGTTGACGGTACATCGCTCAATGACCCCAAAACCGATTTAGCCAAATTTCGCGCCAAAGTAGGGATGGTCTTCCAGCATTTTGAATTATTTCCGCATATGACTGTATTGGATAATCTTTGTATTGCACAGCGTAAAGTACTCAATCGCAGCAAAGATCAAGCAATGCAAAAGGCAATTCAATATCTGGATCGTGTCGGTTTAAGTGAACATAAAAATAAATTTCCCGGGCAACTGTCTGGTGGCCAACAACAACGGGTTGCTATTGCGCGTGGGCTGTGTATGGATCCCATTTGTATGCTCTTTGATGAACCGACCTCGGCTTTAGACCCTGAAATGGTCGGAGAAGTGTTGGAGGTCATGACACAATTAGCACAAGAGGGTATGACCATGATGTGTGTTACCCATGAAATGGGCTTTGCGCGTAAGGTATCTAACCGTGTGATTTTTATGGATCAGGGGAAAATTATCGAAGACTGTAGCACGCAAGAATTCTTTGAGCATCCAGAAAACCGTCACCAACGCACCAAATACTTCTTAGAAAAAATCTCTATGATGCATTAA
- a CDS encoding lytic transglycosylase domain-containing protein, with the protein MLFSSFTASSYHLTSSPLSIFASRWKAILATTCCCYLVGCASTPKTASLSPRAQQLSLGIQRAYAVSESTANRLSPMIIHHADANGISPDLMAALIHQESSYRSHVVSGAGAVGLTQVIPRYWKEQCRGDLYDENHNIQCGSFILAHYNKLTNSWPKALAYYNVGPTGYKKSPYMQQQGQKYARSVALHQAKLSQYFISN; encoded by the coding sequence ATGCTTTTCTCCAGCTTTACAGCCTCATCTTATCATTTAACATCATCTCCCTTATCGATCTTCGCCTCACGATGGAAAGCCATCCTCGCAACAACGTGTTGTTGTTATTTAGTCGGTTGTGCCAGTACGCCCAAAACAGCGAGTCTTTCTCCGCGAGCACAACAACTTTCTTTAGGCATTCAACGTGCTTATGCTGTTTCTGAAAGTACCGCGAACAGATTATCTCCCATGATTATTCACCATGCAGATGCAAATGGCATATCTCCAGACCTGATGGCAGCATTAATTCACCAAGAATCGAGTTATCGAAGTCATGTTGTTTCTGGTGCTGGTGCGGTTGGTTTGACCCAAGTGATTCCGCGCTATTGGAAAGAACAATGTCGTGGCGATCTGTATGATGAAAATCACAATATTCAATGTGGTAGTTTCATTTTGGCGCATTATAACAAACTGACCAACAGCTGGCCTAAAGCGCTCGCCTATTATAATGTTGGTCCAACCGGCTATAAAAAAAGCCCGTATATGCAACAACAAGGACAAAAATATGCCCGCTCTGTTGCACTGCATCAAGCCAAATTGAGTCAATATTTCATAAGTAACTAG